CTATTACTTGTAAAAAGTGAGAGGTCCAAAGGTAGGCTCTAAGTTTAGATCTCAACACAGACTCTTCAAATACACTTTTGTCTAGTTTTGAAAaggattaaatattgtttactccctatacttatatgGTTTCATCGTTTAattccctgaccttcgaatttcacctaaaaagtctctgaactctcaatttccttcaAATtggtccctgaactctcaaaatTAATTTTAGTGAACAATGACCAAAACAATATGTTCGTATTCAAGAATTAGGTCAATCTTCAAGACATTCGCATTATTTTGCAGATTCTGCTTATGCGGACATTCTGTCAAGAAGAGATTATGACTtagataaaataaaagaatttgaaGATGAATTAAAAAGACTCGAATTGAATATGGTAAAAACAGCTTCGCAAGTTAGCTACCCCTGCTATGAAGatacaaataaaataaatcaaatacCATATGATAATGAACAAACCTCTCCaactaggggtgtgcaaaacacggtacaaaccggccaaaccggtcaaaaccgaccggtaaatatggtttggttaagattttttaattttaaaaattgaaagccggttcaataccaaaccaaaccatttatgaattgggttggtttggtttctctttttcTTAAATCGCAgaacccgaaccgaccggtatgtttgAAATGTAATAAGAAaaagttttaaatttatatatatatatatatttatatatattcatttgtccagtTGTTCTAATAAGTTCTAAATATccaattataactttattctcaaatgatatactaccatattgaatccAATGCCCAAAGGCCTAGAAGTTTAATATATAATCGCTACGATTAATTTGATCCTCTCATATCACATCAGTAGTGTTCACCTGGACAGTTGTTGACCAAACaatttatgctcaacaacccttagatttacatccaagggtggaaaacaaaacacctcaacttaataataattctctctgcccttggatttacatccaagggtggttgagcattattttattggtcaataactgaccaggtgaacattttgattattgtattttaaatttagattatgcttatttaatataatttttattatttagattgaattttactagaatttttttgcataaatagtatgttaatataatataggttaaaaccgcccaaccgaccaaaccaaacaatctttaattggattggattggatcgggttaagcttttttttttttaatgatcggTTGTCTAAAATGTTTAAACCGCTCACTTTAGTATAGAGACGGTttagagtcaaaaccgatccaacccaatccgtgtgcagccctaTCTCCAACAGCTATTGATTTCAAGGTTGTTCCTCATATTAACCTTGAGTTAAATacaagggagcttctattcatacctccaaaattagtaTTTGGACATCTCTTTTTTTCCAATTTATGGTTGACTTCGTCAActtatgtcaaattaccaataaggaTACAAaagaggaattttttttttttttttttctgaaaatattttttttaaccctACCTCACCGCCCTTCCATGATGTAAGTGAGGTTTGAATCTGTGACTTCCACGATATCGGTGATCCTAGATAACCAACAGGGCACAGTtcactgccaaaaaaaaaaaaaaaaaacctcttctTACCTCTACAAACCGTATGTTTCGATGAGGCAATTCACAAAATTCTAAGCTGTGCATTGCCTATTATATTGCTGCTTGTGCTTTTTACCCAACTCGAAGCAATTAGTAAATATGTGTCTTTCCAAGCTAAGGAGCATTATGGTGGACTGACTTTGGAACACCATGACCACTTTCAGTATGGGTACCTGCAGTACGTAATCCATAATTAAGTGATGAAAACTTTGTATCCAAAAACTCAGTTAAATTAAAAATTTGAGATTGGGagtaatatctaaacatctcagATAGTAGTATACTAATTTGCTTTTatattcaattgatttaatgaaaaaaaaaaaactatattgaCTACCAACTGGagatcttttatttattttttttttgtgcagcttAATTGTATCAATggtaaaataggattgtgaaatcttcaaaaattgaatgaggTTCAACTATCGATTTTGGAGGTATATGAATAGAACCTAAAAAAAGAGAAGTTTTTATTGATCTTATTGGACGAGGGACgttgtgggaaaattagggaggtatAGATAGCAAATTGATTATttataaaagtaagttggaggccTATTAAgttgggaggtccaaatgccaactttaaaggtatgaatagaagctcctcaaatacaattaacaaaatatttaaaataaatcGGAAACATTTAAGCAAAGATAACCTGGCTTGTTCACGAATTGGACTCGAGCTGTATTTACAGCCCGACCCAGTACCCACCCACAAAGTGGACGCCGTCCGGAACGTGTCAAAAAGACTTCAACCCCTTgatgttggtgttggtgttggtgttggtgcCCGCCCATATGAAGATGAAGTTGTACTCCTACCTACGGTACTGTTTCTTTCGATCTTTGTTCCCCTTTGAGTATAACATATGTTGGGCGGCTATCTGTAGTAGAGTTGGAAATCTGATTCAGTTTAATCTACTGTTGCCCTCAGCCCCTGTTGATATGTGTCTTAAGAGTTGAGCCCTATAGGCCACACTGCCCCCAAATCGGAATCAGGTAAtggtaatttatttcttctccgGTTTTACATTTAGTTTCAAACTCAAGAGCATACTAATGCTTGAATCTTAGTTAATCTGTGATGCTCTGCTAAGAAATTGAAGGAAAACTGCTTGTGTTTCATTTCTCTATTCTGATAATGGTTATAGGATTGGTTGACAAGAATCGCAGTGTGAAGTTTTGTGGATCCTTGTTCTTTTCATTTAGAGATTTGCTGCATTTTCAACTGCATTTAGAGATGTTTCATGTATCCCAACTCTGATTTGAATGAAACccacttttagtttttttttttaatctgttTCCATTTTTGACGATTTTTGTTAAGAAAATGTTAAATTCCCAAAGAAGGCAGAtggatttttgttgattttcatATGGcttttctcttgattttgtgATTTACTTAGGTGTGCCACAATTCCACActgctatatatttttttgcatttttcttttgtttggctTGGACAAGACAAGCTTaagaaatgagagagagaaagggtgaATACATAAGGGTGAGTAATTGGCTATTGTACGTATGCCAACATGCAATTGTTCCAACCACTAGGTTTAGTTAAAAGCTGAGAGGTTTTGAATTAGAAATAATGCCATGTTTATTGAAAATAGGGTCCAGCACGGCCACTAAGACGAGTTGTGCACTGAAGCGATAATTCTTAAGGAGGAGGCCGGAAGTGTCTTAAGATATAACCCTTTTCCTCCTCAATTTCAGTCATCTTTTTTTGAGCAAAGAACTCAGAGTGACCAGTATTTGGAAGAAGACACTGCAGGACTCTGTTGGCTGAAATTCTCTGCAATCAGAAAAAGCGGGGATGTAAAGCAACATAAGAATGTGGTTCCATACATGTACTCGGTGGAATTCTCTCCACTGGCTGTCCAATTTTGGTTGAGGTTTCCGAGTGGGAATTTGAAAAGCTTAAAACTTCTTTAACTCAGCTATAATGCTGAGAAATTTTAATGCTTGTAATATATATTTAAAGCGTACAAGAGCTGCTTGTAGACATGTGTCACCCAGTTCTCGAAATTTTAAAAGGAGCTACTGCATAGATGACAGGCATAATGAAGTGTTGCCTCTTCCACTTCGTAGTTCTCAAAGTTCTGGTCAgtttaaaccctattaccaggTATTAGCAGCCCTTCTCAAATCCTGTGCTGCCCTCTTAGCAATAAATTCCGGAAAAGCACTTCATGGTTATGTTGTCAAGCATGGTGATCTTTCATGCCTCTCTGTCTCGAAAGCGCTGCTCAATATGTATGCCAAATGTGGCGCATTGGATGATTGCAAGACACTCTTTGGTCAAATGTGTTACTCAGATTCTGTAATTTGGAACATTGTCTTATCTGGGTTTTCTGCATCTCGGAAGTACAATAGTGAGGTAATAAAGTTGTTTCATGAAATGCATGTAGGTGGGAAGGCTAAGCCGACTTCTGTTACCATTGCTACTGTTCTTCCGGTGTGTGCTCGCTTAGGGGATTTAGATATGGGGAAGAGTGTGCACACTTATGTGATTAAGTCTGGATTAGAAACAGATGTTCTTGTGGGAAATTCTCTGATATCTATGTATGCAAAATGTGGGCTAGTTTCTGATGATGCATATACTGTGTTCGATAACATCATTGACAAAGATGTCGTTTCGTGGAATGCAATGATTGCTGGGTTTTCTGAgaatagattgataaaaaaGGCATATGAGTTGTTCAGTTGGATGCTCAAAGGACCAATGGACCCAAATAATGCAACCATTGCAACTATTCTGCCCATTTGTGCTTCTTTAGATAATAATGCCTACTGGTCAGGGAGAGAGATTCATTGTTATGTTCTACACCGGAGTGAACTAGCAGCAGATGTTTCCGTGTGCAATGCTTTGTTAAGTTTTTATTTACTTCTTGGACGAATAGAAAAAGCGGAATCTTTGTTCCACAGGATGAAATCAAGAGATTTGGTTTCATGGAATGCAATTATTGCAGGATATTCATCAAATGGTGAGTGGTTGAAAGCATTGGATTTGTTTCACAAACTAATCTCTTTACAGACGATGGGGCCAGACTCTGTAACTATTATCAGCATTCTGCCTGCTTGTGCACATTTAAAACTCTTGCATGTGGGGAGAAAGATCCATGGGTACATTCTTCGACATCCTAGGCTATATGAGTCTACAGCAGTTGGAAATGCCATGGTTAGTTTCTATGTGAAATGTGATAAAATTAAAGATGCTTATGAGACATTTTTGATGATGTTTTGGAGAGATTTGATATCGTGGAATACCATGCTAGTTGCCTTTGCAGGTATTGGCTATTCTACCAAGTTTGTGAACCTGTTAAATGGGCTGCTTAAGGAATGTATGATACCGGATCATATTACCATCTTGACCATAATTCAGTTTTGCTCTGCAGTATTGAGAGTAGAAAAGGTTAAAGAAGCTCATAGCTATTCAATTAAGGCTGGGCTTTTGTTGGATGATACTGAGCCTAATATTGGAAATGCGATACTTGATGCATACGCCAAATGTGGTAACATGGACTACGCATTCAAGATCTTTCAGAGTTTATCACAGAAAAGAGCAACATGCAATTCAATGATTTCAGCATATGTAAATTGTGGGTCGCATGATGATGCACAAATGGTATTTAACAGCATGTCTGAAACTGATCTCATCTCTTGGAATCTAATGGTCCGAGCTTATGCTGAAAATGATTGTCCTGCTGAAGCTGTTAATCTGTTTTATGAGTTACAAGCTCAAGGAATGAAGCCAGATGCAATGACCATTATGAGCCTCCTTCCTGTATCTGCTCAAATATCCTCAGTCCACCTGCTGAGGCAGTGTCATGGATATGTGGTGAGAGCTTTTCTTCATGACGTTTACTTGACGGGAGCTCTGTTAGATATGTATGCAAAATGCGGTGCCATAGTATGTGCTTATAAGCTGTTTCAGTGCAGCCTGCATAAGGATCTGGTTATGTATACAGCTATGATTGGTGGGTTTGCCATGCATGGTATGGGAGAGGAAGCACTTGGGGTCTTCTCTCATATGCTTGAGTTGGGTATAAAGCCTGATAATGTTATTATTACTGCTGTTTTATCTGCTTGCAGTCATGCTGGCCTTGTGAATGAAGGGCTGAAGATCTTTTATACCATAGAAGCGGTTTATGGTGTCAAACCAACCGTGGAACAGTATGCTTGTGTGGTGGATCTCCTTGGGAGAGGTGGGCGTGTTGATGATGCATTTTCTTTTGTGTCCAAGATGCCTATTGAAGCAAATGCCAACATATGGGGGACATTGCTGGGTGCTTGTAGAACTCATCATATGGTGGACTTGGGCCGTATTGTGGCAGATCATCTGTTTGAAATTGAAGTCGATAATATTGGGAACTATGTGGTGATGTCAAACTTATATGCATCAGAAGCTAGATGGGATAGGGTCATGGAGGTAAGACAGCTTATGAGGATAAGAGACTTGAAAAAGCCAGCTGGATGCAGTTGGATAGAAGTTGAGAGGAGTACAAACCGTTTTATAGCGGGAGACTTGTCCCATCCACAGAGAAGTATTATTTACAGTACATTGAGTTCATTGGACCAACAAATTAAAGAGCCAGTTTATTTAAGACTTGATACTAGAAACACTTAAAAATGTTTTTGAATTCTAACCTCGTGTTTGCTTTGCTGACGGTCCTCTTATTTTTGTTAAAACAACAAAGAAAGCAACCAAATTGTTTCGACATTCATTGGATATTACTTAACTTTATAACTTGAAGACAACAAGCAATTTTCATGAATGCTGACATTAATAGTAATATTTATAATTATGCTGCTTAATGTCTTCATATTCCACTTAAAAATATAATGCATGGAAAACATTATTCGTTTCTATCTTTGAAGCACCATTTTATGCAAAACTATACTAAAATCCGGACAGGAGCTTGTTGATCACATTGTATGATCTATCCTCTTGAGTACATAAGTTTACGTATATGACTGCAATTGTGCCTTGCTTGAATAGTTAGGTGTTTGATCTTTTTTTATGATGCCAAAAGTCAAAAGGCTCCGGTGATGGCCCTGCTTATGGAAGCTAGGAATAACCCTGTGGACCTTCTGTCTTCTGTCAATagacttcttccttttcttgacATTAGCCTCGAGTCTTTTTTGAGTTATCAGGTTCATCTTTCTGTGAACGTAGAGGCTAATTTCCAGGTTGTTCACATAGTTCTGTATGGGTATCTGGCGATTCTAATATGTAATGTTAATATGTAATTCAAACTTGTGATATGTGCTCAACTTTCTCTCagttttttatcttttaatttttattttgtctgtgtTTGTTTTTATTCATGTAGTTATAATTTTATGTATTTTGtgggtggaaaattttgaacttttttttcttttaatgttAGGTTGTGTGTTCTTCAAGAGCTTGGTATTTCTTGCTTGAGTGtatgtctgtgtgtgtgtgtatatatatatatttatgatagaggaaaaaaaaaaaaaagctagttTTAGCCTTTAGGTATGATACAttgcatttttgtttttcttttccttatgaCAGAGCACCTAACCCACATTGGTCTTGAGGGATGTCTGAAATTTCTCTGCTCGATATACATTTTGAAATGAATATTTGGTGTAATTATTTTCGGATAAAGATGGGGGGAAAATTATTTTTGAAGTCAAGTGATTGTCTTTATTagtaattttttgtttcttcattatCTATTTTCCATATACTTGGACAGGTTGGCAAAGCCTATTTCTTCTGGAAACTCATTGGAAGTCCCTGTGAAGGTTAGATCTCACGTGACTATAGACGGTTTTCGTTTTTGCTAGACAATTGAGTTGCAATGGTTAGCAGCATGACTGAAAGCACATCTCCCGCAAAACCTAAATGGAAAAAAGTGGTTTATGGGGGGATGCAACCTGGTTTTGATGACAATCACACAGATGAATCTTTTCTTGAAGATATGGTCACTAATGCCAATGTTGTTAAAAGGGACTTGCTAAAAGTGATACAGGATTCAGTGTCCATCTCCCAATATTTGTGCATTGTAGCTCTAATCGGGTTGGTTTGGATCTACACCCTCAGATCAACTCTTAATGAAAATTCACTTTTACTTCTTGATGTCACCCTTCTTGGGTTGGGTTTTCTTATTCTCCTTTTAACTCAAGAAATGTTATCCCTCAATCTGTTCTTGCATTACCTCCTCAATGTTTCCTTTTTCACCTCTGGCCTGTATCTTTTGGCTCCTATCTATCAAACTCTTACAAGATCCATTAGCTCAGACTCCATTTTGGCAGTAACATTTTCACTACTTTTGCTCCATCTGTTCTTCCATGACTACTTTGGATCCACTGTAAGAACACTTGGTGCTCTAAACAGTCCGACATTGACAAGTTGCATTTCTTTAAATGCTTCTATTGTGGCCTCAGTTTTTATTGCATCCCGCCTTCCATCAACTCTGCTTGTTTTTGCAATCATGCACTTCTCTTTGCAAGTTTTCCTTTTCGCTCCATTGGTTACTTACTGTATTAAGAAATATTCCTTCCGTTTGCACATGTGGTTTTCTTTTGGTCTGATGATTGCCACCTTGGCCCTTGTTTATACCTTGCACCTATTTCTTTTTGTGATGTTCTTAGGGTTGTTGATTATTGTATCAGTTGTCTGTCCATACTGGCTCATACAGATGCAGGAATTCAAATTTGAGATCCATGGTCCCTGGGATGAGGCTAAGCTCTGTTTTGATATAATAGATTGAGAATTTAAGTACCCTTAACAGTTCGCTTATATTCGAAATTCTATGTATAATGTCTTACAAGTTTGGTAGTATATGTATGTAATCTTCTGTATGTACCTTATACCACCCAAGGGACTTGAATTTTTATGCTACAAATTTTACCGCTAATTTTCATTACAAAattagttttaattttaatttatgaGAAGTGTAAAGATGCTCGTCTGATACTTGACCCATGTTCAAGTGCAATTTTTAATACCTAGAAACAATGTATTGTGTCGCCAGCCACTTTAGTACTGCCatcaaaattttaattattGGCTTATGTTGCACTGACATTGCATTTACTCAATCAATTGCATTACATAAACATCAATATTACATTGAAGACAGCAAATACTACTAGTAAAGATGCTAACTTCAACAAGCCATCAACAATACCAACTCCAATGAAAAAAGCGGACAAAAGCCGCCGGTGACAACTATTAATCCCACATCACCAAAATCAACATTAAATCCAAAACAATTGCACACAAcccaaaacaacaaaaatccttaaaaaaattcataaaaaatcaaaattatgaTTATCACCACAAACTGAAATAACACTGCCATAGATATTATTGCATCTGACCAATGTACGACCGTAGAATAATATATGATGATGTAGTGTGGGCGGCAGCCCACGTAGCCCTATGCTGGGTTCACCAATGTCTAAGTCCAATGATCCATCTGCTAAGAGCAAGTCCatccgtagtcaagaaatgtcaaggtcgaaaagtcaaggCTTCGACAGTCAAGATGAAGCTGATCACGTTTTATGTGAAGATTGTAAATAAATAGGCAAGAGGCAGCACACCATTCACACACAAGCTGATATTCACaaatctccttctttttcatatCTCCAGATCCAACACATTTCCTCTCATTCTCTCATTTCAATGAAGAGATTGTGGGCTAAGTATCTAGAATCTCGAGATGAAGATCATGAAGAGATGTGTAGGACTAGTGCTCTTGTGGTAGCAGCAGTCGCTGAAGCTGAAGCTTCCTCTCAAACACGACGAGGGGGTTCTAGACCGGGGAGTGCACCGAATGAGGAGCGATTTAGGGAATCAAGAGGGAAAAACATGGTGGAAGATTACTTTGTGGAGCGTCATGTTTTCAGTGAAGAGGAGTTCCGGACACGGTACAGGATGAGTCACAATGTTTTCAACCGCATCTCCAGTGACCTTTGTCGCTATGACCGGTACTTTGTCCAGAAATCAGATGCTGCTAAGAAAGTCGAACTACTTCCCCAGCAGAAGCTGACATGTTCCTTAAGAATGCTTGCTTATAATGCTGGGTCATATCAATGCGGTGAGTATTGTCGGATGACGAAATCTACCGCCATCGAGGCTCTGAAACGATTTACAAGAGGAATCGTTAATCTGTACTCTGCAGAATACCTCCGGGCTCCTACTCTGGCCGACCTTAGAAGACCTCTCGCCAAAGCTGAGAGAAGAGGTTTTCCTAGGATGATTGGAAGCATCGATTGCATGCACTagcaatggaagaattgcccaACAGGTCGGGTTGGAGAATACAGCGGTCGAAAACGTGTGTCCACTATTATCCTCGAAGCAGTCGCTTCTTATGACACATGGATATGATATGCCTTCTTTGGAATGCCTGGATCATGCAACGACCTTAATGTGCTTGCAAAGTCCCCTCAGATCCAATTTCAAGTGAATAACATAATTCACAATTTAGGCTACTATCTCGCTGATGGTATCTATCCGCAATAGGCGACTTTTGTGAAATCAATTCCAAGGCCTACACGACCCAAGGATCTTAAGTTTTTCTAGGCTCAAGAGGAGTACATGAAGGATGTGGAAAGATGTTTCGGCATTTTACAGTCGCGCTTTAGTATTGTTCGAGGAGCGACTCGTGGCTGGGATAAAGAAGACCTTTGATACATCATGCTGacttgtattatattacacaacatgataatCGAGGATGAAAGACCAGATGACAACGATGAGGATTTGGAGTCCGATGAAGAGGAGGATAACAATATGAGGCCTAGGTTGGCCCAAGTTTGGGAAGGACCGACAAGTGATAACGGTgatcctgttggtagagatggtTATTATTTCAATGGATTCATGGATCGATATGATGTCATTAGAAGTTCAAACAGTCACTCAAACCTTTAAGAAGATCTGATAGAGCATTTATGAAACATTCAAGGCAACAAGAAGATCTAGATTTGGTATAGGTTTTTTGGAATAATTGGCTAATATCTTTGTTTttttatgtttgtgtgctttgaatttggcttggattatgttttgggaagttggtgtgcttttaatttggcTAATGTCTATGTATTTTATGTCAgtgtgattttaatttggtttgtaTTATGTTTTTTATGTGCTATGATTTTGAATATAAGGTGTGTGCTTTAATAAGAGGAATTTTCAAgtacaacttttatttcattaaattgtcacttacataaatgaaaacctaggaataagtacaatacaactACACAACATGCATAATAAcctaattattcaaatcatgatcctcatcctctctaggaatccaatttgtgtttgaagggtcatcattagggttagggttggtggaatcacccgtagagaaaggtgaaaattgtCGTTGTACGTGTAGGATATCCCTTGGGGTAAGGTGGTTGCTGATAGTATCCACTGGGGTAAGGGAGTTGTGGGAATCTACTGGTGAAGGGAGGtggtgggaatccaccggtgaagggaggtTGTGGCAATCCATTGGGGCAatgtggttgtgggtatgcaccgggaTAAGGTGGTTATGGGAATGCACCACCATAAttgggttgcggatagtatccaacCATAGAAGGTGGCGTCTGCTCGCCaagatcttctttctccgcTCTCTTCTTTTGCCTTCTTGACCAATAACACTTTTTAGTTGGCGTCATTTgacttgtatcaatctccataatacgctcttccctctctttaattcGCTCTTCCTTCTCTTGTAATAGGAATGCCTCTTTTCACATATCCATTTGCAATCGGATACATTCTCGTTGATtttcctcttggagacttcgGGAGAATTCctcatcgagttttttcttgcccgcggttgcctctatttggttgttcgcTATACTCTCGACAGTGCTTGACAAAGAACTTTGATCTTTCGCTGCCTTCTTTTATTTCCGAATTGCTTCTTTCGCAGCTTTCTTTCCTTGAGATCTCACATTAGGATCTGCAGTTTCACCGGCAATTACCTCATGTAaatccatgtccaagttgatgggagAATTTTCAGCAATTGGTTGAGTGTGCGCGTATGTTGACTTCCTTCATTTGATTTTCCTCTTGATGTATGGCTAGAgatgtctttaaattgtgcaaaaccctccacaacagcgtaactatcaaaactctgaaaattgtgtcttctttttttccctcttctcttcatcccgacatgccacaatttatgtgcttctTCTTGctacgtaattaaaaaaaaaaaacaaatgcaattagtacaaatataaacgctATTATGAAGGTTCATCtattataaaggtcataattttaataataaagtatctcaccgttttacaataaaaatcaataagtacaaatataaacatcgttgtaattacatcattatttatcaagtaattattttaattataacgaaaagcaattactacaattaaaacgatattataattactacattatttatcaagtaatattttattataatgtatcaacaaattaaattatttatcaacaaatgcatacctcatcaaccgcattcgaaCCGCTCTTGCACCAATTTTTCacttgccttaatgcacaatgccactcaaagagttcaacctcaaaattttccaccttccctgCAAAGAGGAAGATGATTGGCTCTTGGGCTAATTTGCGACAAAGTGTCGCTTCACGCGCCTCCATAagtcgtgttttttttttttttttcctgatttgtgcccacagccGGATCTTGGCCTACAGCTTTCcgagacttgcacaattgaacatcttcctcatctaTCCATCTCCTCCCGGATTCGATATTATCATCTGAACTTTGATCTCCCTCTTGTCCGGCCACTGGACTTGTGTTTCCCCTTTGTTCAACCATTTTGGATATAAACAAATTTGGATgatgagagctatatgaagaggaggaaggtgAAACTATGAAGTATAATTTTTTGGATGTGAGATGTAAAAAAATTgataggtatttatagagaaactTTTAGAATTTCTTAGAATTGATTTTCTTACCcgttacatacatatatatatatatatatatatatatatataatacatgCTAATTGTTTGCCATCGGATCGCCCATTTAATTGAAACAAAGGGCTGGGATTAATTGACCGTTAGACCAGATTTCAAATAGGACCAACGGCTATCTTCCACGTGGTAAGGCCGGCCCCCTCTTGTCGCTACGCTACAAGCGACTGGGTTCACGCCTTTATGCTTTGCGGCGCCACGCGTCATCACGTTGTCGTCCAGTTCCCTCCTTCGGCGCGTCGTCTTCTCCAGGTGAGCACCCACGTTCAGGGCTGGGCCGAGCTAGTAGACGGGCTTGGTCGGTCATGGATTTAGTCATGGACTTGACTATTTTCTTAGCTGCAGTCAAGAGGGGGTGGGTTTTGCCCGGTCAATAGCCCACCGGTGGAAGCTGGTTTTTCTCCTCCATGGTCACCACATCAGCTTTTCCTAACTGGTGACCAGTCAAAAAGCAACCGGTGAAGTTGCTCTAACAATAGCAAATTGCCTAACAACCTTCTAAACCCATAAGAATCTTGATCTAAAGAAGATGGCCAAGAGCACTTGGACAAATATTAGTCTTTC
Above is a genomic segment from Rosa chinensis cultivar Old Blush chromosome 3, RchiOBHm-V2, whole genome shotgun sequence containing:
- the LOC112193021 gene encoding putative pentatricopeptide repeat-containing protein At5g08490, whose amino-acid sequence is MLRNFNACNIYLKRTRAACRHVSPSSRNFKRSYCIDDRHNEVLPLPLRSSQSSGQFKPYYQVLAALLKSCAALLAINSGKALHGYVVKHGDLSCLSVSKALLNMYAKCGALDDCKTLFGQMCYSDSVIWNIVLSGFSASRKYNSEVIKLFHEMHVGGKAKPTSVTIATVLPVCARLGDLDMGKSVHTYVIKSGLETDVLVGNSLISMYAKCGLVSDDAYTVFDNIIDKDVVSWNAMIAGFSENRLIKKAYELFSWMLKGPMDPNNATIATILPICASLDNNAYWSGREIHCYVLHRSELAADVSVCNALLSFYLLLGRIEKAESLFHRMKSRDLVSWNAIIAGYSSNGEWLKALDLFHKLISLQTMGPDSVTIISILPACAHLKLLHVGRKIHGYILRHPRLYESTAVGNAMVSFYVKCDKIKDAYETFLMMFWRDLISWNTMLVAFAGIGYSTKFVNLLNGLLKECMIPDHITILTIIQFCSAVLRVEKVKEAHSYSIKAGLLLDDTEPNIGNAILDAYAKCGNMDYAFKIFQSLSQKRATCNSMISAYVNCGSHDDAQMVFNSMSETDLISWNLMVRAYAENDCPAEAVNLFYELQAQGMKPDAMTIMSLLPVSAQISSVHLLRQCHGYVVRAFLHDVYLTGALLDMYAKCGAIVCAYKLFQCSLHKDLVMYTAMIGGFAMHGMGEEALGVFSHMLELGIKPDNVIITAVLSACSHAGLVNEGLKIFYTIEAVYGVKPTVEQYACVVDLLGRGGRVDDAFSFVSKMPIEANANIWGTLLGACRTHHMVDLGRIVADHLFEIEVDNIGNYVVMSNLYASEARWDRVMEVRQLMRIRDLKKPAGCSWIEVERSTNRFIAGDLSHPQRSIIYSTLSSLDQQIKEPVYLRLDTRNT
- the LOC112194653 gene encoding uncharacterized protein LOC112194653, giving the protein MKRLWAKYLESRDEDHEEMCRTSALVVAAVAEAEASSQTRRGGSRPGSAPNEERFRESRGKNMVEDYFVERHVFSEEEFRTRYRMSHNVFNRISSDLCRYDRYFVQKSDAAKKVELLPQQKLTCSLRMLAYNAGSYQCGEYCRMTKSTAIEALKRFTRGIVNLYSAEYLRAPTLADLRRPLAKAERRGFPRMIGSIDCMH
- the LOC112193022 gene encoding phosphatidylinositol N-acetylglucosaminyltransferase subunit C, which translates into the protein MVSSMTESTSPAKPKWKKVVYGGMQPGFDDNHTDESFLEDMVTNANVVKRDLLKVIQDSVSISQYLCIVALIGLVWIYTLRSTLNENSLLLLDVTLLGLGFLILLLTQEMLSLNLFLHYLLNVSFFTSGLYLLAPIYQTLTRSISSDSILAVTFSLLLLHLFFHDYFGSTVRTLGALNSPTLTSCISLNASIVASVFIASRLPSTLLVFAIMHFSLQVFLFAPLVTYCIKKYSFRLHMWFSFGLMIATLALVYTLHLFLFVMFLGLLIIVSVVCPYWLIQMQEFKFEIHGPWDEAKLCFDIID